A single window of Halotalea alkalilenta DNA harbors:
- a CDS encoding glutathione S-transferase N-terminal domain-containing protein encodes MTRTLFELRGSDPRVRFSPYCWRVRMALKHKGLAFETRALRFVDNDALAFSGQGDGLARRVPVLREESGRAIVDSYAIIQHLDRRYPQAPLFDGSGAESSGRFIKAWSETQLAPALSRIMMADLFDALDPIDQPYFRASREARFGMTLERFCDPARGRIMLEMTLAPLRLRLRETAFLDGDQPGGSDYLAFGFFMWARVMMRDELLDPEDRVAEWQDRLLGAFDGYAASAARAYCAPRPPADVVALVPRSIS; translated from the coding sequence ATGACGCGAACGTTATTCGAACTGCGTGGGAGCGACCCACGTGTGCGTTTCTCGCCCTACTGCTGGAGGGTCCGCATGGCGCTCAAGCACAAGGGACTGGCCTTCGAAACCCGCGCACTGCGCTTCGTCGACAACGATGCGCTGGCGTTTTCGGGCCAAGGCGATGGTTTGGCGCGCAGGGTGCCGGTGCTGCGTGAGGAGAGCGGCCGAGCGATCGTCGACAGCTACGCGATCATCCAGCACCTCGATCGACGCTATCCCCAGGCGCCGCTGTTCGATGGTTCCGGTGCCGAGAGCAGTGGACGTTTCATCAAGGCGTGGTCCGAGACCCAACTGGCTCCGGCGCTGAGCCGCATCATGATGGCGGATCTGTTCGACGCCCTCGACCCGATCGACCAACCCTACTTCCGTGCCTCCCGAGAGGCGCGTTTCGGCATGACGCTCGAGCGTTTCTGCGACCCGGCGCGAGGGCGGATCATGCTCGAGATGACGCTGGCGCCGCTGCGCCTGCGTCTGCGCGAGACCGCGTTTCTCGATGGTGACCAGCCGGGCGGCAGCGATTACCTCGCTTTCGGCTTTTTCATGTGGGCGAGGGTGATGATGCGCGACGAGCTGCTCGACCCTGAGGATCGCGTCGCCGAGTGGCAGGATCGGCTGCTCGGCGCCTTCGACGGCTACGCGGCGAGCGCGGCGCGGGCCTATTGTGCTCCCAGGCCGCCGGCCGATGTCGTCGCGCTGGTGCCGCGCTCGATCTCTTGA
- a CDS encoding YncE family protein, with amino-acid sequence MTRRTPLAQALRVALFSGGVMLLGFATVSSPIAAAQTASTASAAALRVSAQAQLEGGIYELAYDPAGDALYVAVGGGRGDSGDGRIFVLDADNLALERTITTPNYNHGLALNHASRVLYASNARAGTLTSVKLGAGDETATLQLSDVEAARAREERPVQPRKVVVDERNDLVYVSGVGFNDEGNSMIWKVDGGAFTLLDTFDGLGKGVAGLALSPDGERLYATAMGDGQVLVIDSQNGEVIDRFASGGERPINVAYDPDGNRLFVTNMGSGTVSVLNATDGELLHTIEAGEMALDVRVDTERQRLYVTNRQGGTVEVFDTQDYARVSELEAPPMPNSLEIDAASDRVFVSSRTYNNRETGETRQGDIVYTLSP; translated from the coding sequence ATGACCCGCCGCACCCCACTTGCCCAAGCCCTTCGCGTTGCGCTGTTTTCCGGTGGTGTCATGCTGCTCGGCTTCGCCACGGTGAGCTCGCCGATCGCCGCGGCACAGACCGCGTCGACAGCGTCAGCCGCAGCGCTGCGGGTGAGCGCCCAGGCCCAGCTCGAAGGCGGTATCTATGAGCTTGCCTATGATCCAGCTGGCGATGCGCTCTACGTAGCGGTGGGTGGTGGCCGTGGGGACAGCGGCGATGGCCGGATTTTCGTCCTCGATGCAGATAACCTCGCGCTCGAGCGCACCATCACCACGCCGAACTACAATCACGGCCTCGCGCTCAACCATGCAAGCCGGGTGCTCTATGCCAGCAACGCGCGGGCAGGCACCCTCACTTCAGTCAAATTGGGCGCCGGGGACGAGACCGCCACCCTGCAGCTGAGCGATGTCGAAGCCGCGCGCGCCAGGGAAGAGCGCCCGGTGCAACCGCGCAAGGTGGTGGTCGATGAGCGCAATGACCTGGTCTATGTCTCCGGCGTTGGCTTCAACGACGAGGGCAACAGCATGATCTGGAAGGTCGACGGTGGCGCCTTCACGCTGCTCGACACCTTCGACGGCCTTGGCAAGGGTGTGGCTGGGCTCGCCCTATCGCCGGACGGCGAACGGCTCTACGCCACGGCGATGGGTGACGGCCAGGTGCTGGTGATCGATAGCCAAAACGGCGAGGTGATCGATCGCTTCGCCAGCGGTGGAGAGCGGCCGATCAACGTGGCATACGACCCGGACGGTAATCGCCTGTTCGTCACCAACATGGGCTCCGGCACGGTCAGCGTGCTGAATGCGACCGACGGTGAACTGCTGCACACCATAGAAGCCGGCGAGATGGCGCTCGACGTGCGTGTCGATACCGAACGCCAGCGGCTCTACGTGACCAATCGGCAGGGCGGTACCGTCGAGGTGTTCGATACCCAGGATTACGCGCGGGTGAGCGAACTGGAAGCGCCGCCGATGCCCAATAGCCTCGAGATCGACGCCGCCAGCGACCGGGTGTTCGTCTCCAGCCGGACCTACAACAATCGCGAGACCGGGGAAACCCGCCAGGGAGACATCGTCTACACCCTGTCGCCCTGA
- a CDS encoding alpha/beta hydrolase — protein MSARHLSHLSPGQIAASFAAALGLTFSSLAGAQPSMQPLGPNIADVGSDAYSFRRFEIDSDDGHRHYRIWVGRPEAPPPPGGYPVLYMLDGNAAMDALDEELLGAVDQAAPPVLVAIGYQTELPFDTTARAYDYTPPDPDGKPGTDPWNQTRESGGSDTFRALLHRRIIPEAEQGLPIDTSRRALWGHSYAGLFTLDTLFQAPGDFSRYYAASPSLGWNGGQGLAREDELGRRLAGKTASLTLFHGGDEVGRHQRNADRPPFEVAEPLRDGSRLRARLSPTVVEDLAKRLDAIEGLEVRYRAYPALSHGPMLAASLHDALRDVAGLPMSDPKEAPPPRL, from the coding sequence ATGTCAGCGCGCCATCTTTCGCATCTCTCGCCGGGCCAAATCGCGGCATCCTTCGCCGCCGCCCTTGGCCTCACCTTCTCAAGCCTCGCCGGCGCCCAGCCGAGCATGCAGCCGCTTGGGCCCAACATCGCCGACGTCGGCTCCGATGCCTACAGCTTCAGGCGCTTCGAGATCGACTCCGACGACGGCCATCGCCACTATCGCATCTGGGTGGGCCGGCCGGAGGCACCACCGCCTCCGGGCGGCTATCCAGTGCTCTACATGCTCGACGGCAACGCGGCGATGGACGCGCTCGACGAGGAGCTGCTCGGCGCTGTCGACCAAGCCGCACCTCCCGTGCTGGTGGCGATCGGCTACCAGACCGAGCTGCCCTTCGATACCACCGCACGCGCCTACGACTACACGCCACCCGATCCCGACGGCAAGCCCGGCACGGACCCTTGGAACCAGACCCGCGAAAGCGGCGGCAGCGATACGTTCCGCGCGCTCCTGCACCGGCGGATCATTCCCGAAGCCGAGCAAGGCCTCCCGATCGATACCAGCCGTCGCGCGCTCTGGGGCCACTCCTACGCGGGGCTGTTCACCCTCGACACCTTGTTCCAGGCGCCCGGCGATTTCTCCCGCTACTACGCCGCGAGTCCGTCGCTCGGCTGGAACGGCGGCCAGGGCCTCGCCCGCGAGGATGAACTCGGTCGGCGGCTTGCGGGCAAGACCGCGTCGCTGACGCTGTTCCATGGGGGAGACGAGGTCGGTCGCCACCAGCGCAACGCCGATCGCCCGCCTTTTGAGGTGGCCGAACCGCTGCGCGACGGCTCACGGCTTCGCGCGCGACTGTCGCCTACCGTGGTGGAGGATCTCGCCAAGCGGCTCGATGCGATAGAGGGGCTGGAGGTGCGTTATCGCGCCTATCCCGCGCTCAGCCATGGACCGATGCTCGCCGCGTCGCTGCACGATGCGTTGCGCGATGTCGCCGGCCTGCCGATGAGTGACCCGAAAGAGGCGCCGCCTCCCCGCCTTTGA
- a CDS encoding bifunctional GNAT family N-acetyltransferase/carbon-nitrogen hydrolase family protein produces MSKEALHLNIRNLESGDYPQLKALMDAVYEDIGGAWSKLTIDRLIGEFPDGQLAIEDDGRLVGMALTVRVDYDVFSNPHKYDDLIGHRDIILNAPQGDTLYGLDVLIHPDYRGYRLGRRLYEARKDLCRSLNLRAILAGGRIPGYHRYADELSPTEYIDKVSRKEIHDPILSFQLANDFLVKRLLRKYLPEDEHSMGYATLLEWNNILFEPAESVLAWRKQEVRVGAVQWQMREFASVEQVLQQVEFYVDAISDYQSDFAVLPELFNTPLMGLTDQSDQVQAIRFLAGFTARFKEEISRMAVSYNINIIAGSMIEQGEDGRLYNVAYLCRRDGSIDRQPKLHITPQERRDWVIEGGDSLTVFDTDAGRIGILICYDVEFPELARLLAEQEMDILFVPFWTDTKNSYLRVRHCAQARAIENECYVVVCGSVGNVPSIENLDVQYAQSSVFSPSDFAFPHDAVMSETTPNTEMLMFSDLDLRRLKVVRSEGSVTNLKDRRKDLFDLRLRDWSLKSGGQG; encoded by the coding sequence ATGTCGAAAGAAGCCCTGCATCTCAACATCCGCAACCTCGAGTCCGGCGACTATCCACAGCTCAAAGCGCTGATGGATGCGGTCTACGAGGATATCGGCGGGGCTTGGTCGAAACTCACCATCGACCGGCTGATCGGCGAGTTCCCCGACGGCCAGCTCGCCATCGAGGACGATGGCCGGCTGGTCGGCATGGCGCTGACCGTGCGAGTCGACTACGACGTGTTCTCGAATCCGCACAAGTACGATGATCTGATCGGCCATCGCGACATCATCCTCAATGCTCCCCAGGGCGACACGCTCTATGGCCTCGATGTCCTGATCCATCCCGACTATCGCGGCTACCGCCTCGGCCGGCGGCTTTACGAGGCGCGCAAGGACCTCTGCCGCTCGCTCAACCTGCGCGCGATCCTCGCCGGCGGGCGAATTCCCGGCTATCACCGCTACGCCGACGAGCTCTCGCCGACCGAGTACATCGACAAGGTCTCGCGCAAGGAGATCCATGACCCGATCCTCTCCTTCCAGCTGGCCAACGACTTCCTGGTCAAGCGGTTGTTGCGCAAGTACCTGCCCGAGGACGAGCACTCGATGGGCTACGCCACGCTGCTCGAGTGGAACAACATTCTCTTCGAGCCGGCCGAGTCGGTACTCGCTTGGCGCAAGCAGGAAGTGCGGGTGGGCGCAGTGCAATGGCAGATGCGCGAGTTCGCCTCGGTCGAACAGGTGCTCCAGCAGGTCGAGTTCTACGTCGATGCGATCTCCGACTACCAAAGCGACTTCGCGGTGCTGCCGGAGCTCTTCAACACTCCCTTGATGGGGCTTACCGACCAGTCGGACCAAGTCCAGGCGATTCGCTTCCTCGCCGGCTTCACTGCGCGCTTCAAGGAGGAGATCTCGCGGATGGCGGTCTCCTACAACATCAACATCATCGCCGGGTCGATGATCGAGCAGGGCGAGGATGGCCGGCTCTACAATGTCGCCTACCTGTGCCGCCGCGATGGATCCATCGACCGCCAGCCCAAGCTTCACATCACGCCGCAGGAGCGTCGCGACTGGGTGATCGAGGGCGGCGACTCGCTCACCGTGTTCGACACCGATGCCGGACGCATCGGCATCCTGATCTGCTATGACGTCGAGTTCCCCGAGCTTGCGCGACTGCTGGCCGAACAGGAGATGGACATTCTCTTCGTGCCGTTCTGGACCGACACCAAGAACAGCTACCTTCGGGTGCGCCACTGCGCCCAGGCGCGGGCGATCGAGAACGAATGCTACGTCGTGGTCTGCGGCAGCGTCGGTAACGTGCCATCGATCGAGAACCTCGACGTGCAGTACGCGCAGTCGTCGGTGTTTTCACCCTCGGACTTCGCCTTCCCCCACGACGCGGTGATGTCGGAGACCACGCCGAACACCGAGATGCTGATGTTCTCGGATCTCGACCTGCGACGGCTCAAGGTCGTGCGCAGCGAAGGCTCGGTGACCAACTTGAAAGACCGGCGCAAGGATCTGTTCGATTTGCGCCTGCGCGACTGGTCGCTGAAGTCCGGCGGCCAGGGCTGA
- a CDS encoding class I SAM-dependent methyltransferase, giving the protein MTPTDAYLTSIRYPHHYQRETSAAWLCFGVEALGYQPPDTARGYRWCELGCGQGYTAALNAAADPRGEFHAVDLNAEHVEAGRALAREAGLDNLHFHQGDFGVWSDDGHSLGEGFDFIIVHGVYSWISPAQAERLERLAARWLAPGGLLYLHYMSQPGMAAQAATQRLIATLAARHHDPRLGLEQGLATLARLREAGAGFFIAHPEAARGLDAALEDDRDYLAHELLGGHWRAMHVGEVMTRMAALGCDYLGSATLQENIDACSLPAGCLAALDGIDDLIARETLKDIARNQSYRRDIYQKRRRALTPAEHRDALLRQCVARLPSAPRSGPIRFSTPIGEVDGDDTLLLPIVQELEAMPAMSFAELARQPVLRGRIQQLSPALQMLTWAGALHPAVASADATPSRRLNAILTRRRLAGDRFSHLACAGIGAGVGFDLEEALLFDTARTIPDTDGHRLHRAANERARSLGIPAIAPPRWQRLVNETLPSWRRLGVL; this is encoded by the coding sequence ATGACGCCAACCGACGCCTATCTCACCTCGATACGCTACCCGCACCACTACCAGCGCGAGACCTCCGCCGCCTGGCTCTGCTTCGGCGTCGAAGCGCTCGGCTACCAGCCCCCCGACACCGCACGCGGATACCGCTGGTGCGAACTCGGCTGCGGCCAGGGCTACACCGCCGCGCTCAACGCGGCAGCCGACCCGCGCGGTGAATTCCACGCCGTCGACCTCAACGCCGAGCACGTCGAGGCGGGGCGAGCGCTGGCGCGCGAGGCCGGGCTCGACAATCTGCATTTCCACCAGGGTGACTTCGGCGTCTGGTCCGATGATGGCCACTCGCTCGGTGAAGGTTTCGATTTCATCATCGTCCATGGCGTCTATTCGTGGATCTCGCCGGCCCAGGCCGAACGCCTCGAGCGCTTGGCGGCACGCTGGCTCGCTCCTGGCGGCCTGCTCTACCTGCACTACATGAGCCAGCCGGGGATGGCCGCCCAGGCCGCGACCCAGCGGCTGATCGCCACCCTGGCCGCGCGTCACCACGATCCCAGGCTCGGCCTCGAGCAGGGTCTCGCCACGCTCGCCCGGCTGCGCGAGGCCGGCGCAGGGTTCTTCATCGCCCATCCCGAGGCCGCGCGCGGCCTCGATGCCGCACTCGAAGACGATCGTGACTACCTCGCCCATGAGCTGCTCGGCGGCCACTGGCGGGCGATGCACGTAGGCGAGGTGATGACGCGGATGGCGGCGCTCGGCTGCGACTACCTCGGCAGCGCCACGCTGCAGGAGAACATCGACGCCTGCTCGCTGCCGGCGGGCTGCCTGGCGGCACTCGACGGCATCGATGACCTGATCGCGCGCGAAACGCTCAAGGACATCGCTCGCAACCAGAGCTATCGACGCGACATCTATCAAAAGCGGCGGCGAGCGCTCACCCCGGCCGAACACCGCGACGCGCTGCTGCGCCAATGCGTCGCGAGGCTGCCGAGCGCACCGCGCAGCGGCCCGATTCGCTTCTCGACCCCGATCGGCGAGGTGGATGGAGACGACACCCTGCTGCTGCCGATTGTCCAGGAGCTCGAGGCGATGCCGGCGATGAGCTTCGCCGAGCTTGCCAGGCAGCCAGTGCTGCGCGGTCGCATCCAGCAACTCAGTCCAGCGCTGCAGATGCTCACCTGGGCGGGCGCGCTGCATCCCGCGGTAGCCAGCGCGGATGCGACACCCAGCCGGCGACTCAATGCCATACTCACGCGTCGGCGACTGGCCGGAGACAGGTTCAGCCATCTCGCCTGCGCGGGCATCGGCGCTGGCGTCGGCTTCGATCTCGAGGAGGCTTTACTGTTCGATACCGCGAGGACGATACCCGATACCGACGGCCACAGGCTGCATCGAGCGGCGAACGAGCGGGCTCGCAGCCTCGGCATCCCGGCCATCGCCCCGCCACGCTGGCAGCGCCTGGTGAATGAAACGCTGCCATCCTGGCGCCGTTTGGGCGTGCTTTGA
- a CDS encoding FepA family TonB-dependent siderophore receptor — protein MITTRRHPMAIAVALGLGLGCTTAYAQTATDPLEQAARSEEESNTALSLDEIVVLGTAAEQTRQMPGVSIIGEQELERRPPANDLSEIIRRQPGVNLTGNSATGQYGNNRQIDLRGMGPENTLIMIDGRPVLSRNAVRMGRSGERNTRGDSNWVPAEAIERIEVIRGPAAARYGSGASGGVVNIITRPPTDKHSATLTAYSKMPENGDEGSSQRAGFVFSGPLSRTLSYRMFGNLNKTDADSLDLNRRFQVDPNPPPAGREGVENKDINGLLRWQLADNQSLEFEAGYARQGNIFAGEWAGASNAPYAAELWGEETNVMYRRTLAITHRGEWDFGSSRITLQQENTRNYRLGEGLAGGGEGTISPTSTWNQSELDNYYFNGELDMPITGGRFNQVVTVGTTLTREKLDDPYSVTSSPDVTDFPQTRNGSAQTDADNYAAYLEDNIELTERLIVTPGIRFDHHTEFGDNWSPSLNGSFAVTDAVTVQAGVARAFKAPNLYQSNPNYIYTTMGNGCPDGVSGPCYIQGNANLEAETSLNKEIGISYVENGWNTGLTYFHNDYKNKIVAGLGSGGDVTSVPSGGNVYQWTNASKAVVQGLEGNVNVPLLGPDGTVLSWNNNLTYMIENRNKDTREPLSVIPKYTLNSSLDWQATDQLFLAATVTHYGRQEPRHRTSSGADAAGTALSKRGSYTLFGLNASYEVNDNLSLSAGIDNLFDKQIYRQSSQGQTGANSYNEPGRAYWVSMTSRF, from the coding sequence ATGATCACGACACGTCGCCACCCGATGGCCATCGCCGTCGCGTTGGGTCTCGGCCTCGGGTGCACCACCGCCTACGCCCAGACCGCAACCGACCCGCTCGAACAGGCCGCCCGCAGTGAAGAAGAAAGCAATACCGCGCTCAGTCTGGATGAGATCGTCGTGCTCGGCACCGCCGCCGAGCAGACCCGCCAGATGCCCGGGGTTTCGATCATCGGTGAACAGGAGCTCGAGCGCCGTCCGCCGGCCAACGATCTTTCCGAGATCATCCGTCGCCAGCCCGGGGTCAACCTCACCGGCAACTCGGCGACCGGCCAGTACGGCAACAACCGCCAGATCGATCTGCGCGGGATGGGTCCCGAGAACACGTTGATCATGATCGACGGCAGGCCGGTGCTGTCGCGCAACGCGGTGCGCATGGGCCGCAGCGGCGAACGTAACACTCGCGGCGACAGCAACTGGGTGCCCGCCGAGGCGATCGAGCGGATCGAGGTGATTCGCGGCCCGGCCGCCGCACGCTACGGCTCCGGCGCCTCCGGCGGGGTGGTCAATATCATCACCCGGCCGCCGACCGACAAGCACAGCGCGACCCTCACTGCCTATAGCAAGATGCCCGAGAACGGCGACGAAGGCTCGAGCCAGCGCGCGGGGTTCGTCTTCTCCGGCCCGCTGTCGCGGACCCTCTCCTATCGGATGTTCGGCAACCTGAACAAGACCGACGCCGACTCGCTCGATCTCAACCGCCGCTTCCAGGTCGACCCCAACCCGCCGCCCGCGGGTCGCGAGGGGGTAGAGAACAAGGACATCAACGGCCTGCTGCGCTGGCAGCTCGCCGACAACCAGAGCCTCGAGTTCGAGGCAGGCTATGCGCGCCAGGGCAACATCTTCGCCGGTGAATGGGCTGGCGCCAGCAATGCCCCCTATGCGGCAGAGCTGTGGGGCGAAGAAACCAACGTGATGTACCGGCGCACTCTCGCCATCACCCACCGCGGTGAATGGGACTTCGGCAGTTCGCGAATCACCCTGCAGCAGGAGAACACCCGCAACTACCGGCTTGGCGAAGGTCTCGCCGGCGGCGGCGAGGGCACCATCAGCCCGACCTCGACCTGGAACCAGTCTGAGCTCGATAACTACTATTTCAACGGTGAGCTGGACATGCCGATCACCGGGGGCCGCTTCAACCAGGTGGTCACCGTCGGCACCACTCTGACCCGCGAGAAACTCGACGACCCCTACTCGGTCACCTCGTCACCGGATGTCACCGACTTCCCCCAGACGCGTAACGGCAGCGCCCAGACCGACGCCGACAACTACGCGGCCTATCTCGAGGACAACATCGAGCTCACCGAGCGGCTGATCGTCACCCCGGGCATCCGCTTCGATCATCACACCGAGTTCGGCGACAACTGGAGCCCGAGCCTCAACGGCTCGTTCGCAGTCACCGACGCCGTCACCGTGCAGGCCGGCGTGGCCAGGGCGTTCAAGGCACCGAACCTTTATCAATCGAATCCCAACTACATCTACACCACCATGGGCAACGGCTGCCCCGATGGCGTGAGCGGCCCCTGCTACATCCAGGGCAACGCCAATCTCGAGGCAGAGACCAGCCTCAACAAAGAGATCGGTATCTCCTACGTCGAGAACGGCTGGAACACCGGCCTGACCTACTTCCATAACGACTACAAGAACAAGATCGTCGCCGGCCTCGGCAGCGGCGGCGACGTCACCTCGGTGCCCAGCGGCGGAAACGTCTATCAATGGACCAACGCCTCCAAGGCGGTGGTGCAAGGGCTCGAGGGTAATGTCAATGTGCCGCTGCTCGGCCCTGACGGCACCGTGCTGAGCTGGAACAACAACCTCACTTACATGATCGAGAACCGCAACAAGGACACCCGCGAGCCGCTGTCGGTGATTCCCAAGTACACGCTCAACTCATCGCTCGACTGGCAGGCGACCGATCAGCTGTTCCTCGCCGCCACGGTGACCCACTATGGCCGGCAGGAGCCGCGTCATCGGACCTCCTCAGGGGCCGACGCGGCGGGCACGGCGCTGAGCAAGCGTGGTTCCTACACGCTGTTCGGGCTCAACGCCAGCTACGAGGTCAATGATAACTTGAGCCTCTCGGCGGGGATCGACAACCTGTTCGACAAGCAGATCTATCGTCAGTCCTCCCAAGGCCAGACCGGTGCCAACAGCTACAACGAGCCCGGCCGCGCCTACTGGGTGAGCATGACCAGTCGTTTCTAA
- a CDS encoding zinc-dependent peptidase, translating to MPNCVSRNRTIGWLSDLKWRHTRQRHPLPERLWREVVDQLPIAHGLDETQRALLGKRAWRLLHELRLTLPVDGTDWPLAERLRLSAQIALLALGWEDGESAFANVHEVVVVPDAFTREVVEVDEYGVTHEYVDERVGETSYQGPVVVSLADVEHSGEWSGFNVIIHEFCHKLDMGNSEDVDGLPPLPPGLSAKTWHQVFSVVWQDLNDRLAHDEPTPIDDYAASHPGECFAVCSEYFFTAPDILAEAYPDLYTLLSRYYGQDPLPRLRAFESLSAPEQGDRAVRPPHFESP from the coding sequence ATCCCTAACTGCGTTTCGAGGAACAGGACCATCGGCTGGCTGTCGGATCTCAAGTGGCGGCACACTCGCCAACGTCATCCCTTGCCCGAGCGGCTGTGGCGCGAGGTCGTCGACCAGCTGCCGATCGCCCATGGGCTCGACGAAACCCAGCGCGCGCTGCTCGGCAAGCGCGCCTGGCGGCTGCTGCACGAACTGCGGCTCACCCTGCCGGTGGATGGCACCGATTGGCCGCTCGCCGAACGGCTGCGCCTGAGCGCGCAGATCGCCCTGCTCGCGCTTGGCTGGGAGGACGGTGAGTCAGCCTTCGCCAATGTGCATGAGGTGGTGGTGGTACCGGATGCCTTCACCCGCGAAGTGGTCGAAGTCGACGAGTATGGCGTGACCCATGAGTACGTCGACGAACGGGTGGGCGAGACCTCCTACCAGGGGCCTGTAGTGGTGTCGCTGGCTGATGTCGAGCACAGCGGCGAGTGGAGCGGCTTCAACGTGATCATCCACGAATTCTGCCACAAGCTCGACATGGGCAACTCCGAGGACGTCGACGGCCTGCCACCGCTGCCGCCGGGCCTTTCGGCGAAAACCTGGCACCAGGTGTTCAGCGTGGTGTGGCAGGACCTCAACGATCGCCTCGCACACGACGAACCGACCCCGATCGACGACTACGCGGCGAGCCATCCGGGCGAGTGCTTCGCGGTCTGCAGTGAATACTTCTTCACCGCGCCGGACATCCTCGCCGAGGCCTACCCCGACCTCTATACGCTGCTGTCGCGCTACTACGGCCAGGATCCACTGCCGCGCCTGCGGGCCTTCGAGTCGCTCAGTGCTCCTGAGCAGGGTGATCGGGCTGTTCGCCCTCCGCATTTCGAATCGCCCTGA